The following proteins are encoded in a genomic region of Cyclonatronum proteinivorum:
- a CDS encoding bactofilin family protein — translation MLKNKKTNVDDKDFSDFENVCMLGRNSLIRDNRLIAYANSKISGSLMLDIYCQQSLIISEEAVVVGDIYADTVHVHGKVAGNIHATQKVHIHEKAQICGMVQCKVIKIDEGAFCKIDGSVGSTEKLTEPYRTANDPFYTENIDLIRKTFDELISTDSDIQTKAEAQKQKATRFRLKTEEKASETTDSTSKENDAKKSGNSLIF, via the coding sequence ATGCTTAAAAACAAAAAAACAAACGTCGATGATAAGGATTTTTCAGACTTTGAAAACGTATGCATGCTTGGCCGAAACTCACTGATCAGAGACAACCGGCTCATAGCATATGCCAATTCGAAAATTTCGGGTTCTCTCATGCTGGATATATACTGTCAGCAAAGTCTGATTATTTCGGAAGAGGCAGTTGTCGTCGGCGATATTTACGCCGATACCGTTCATGTTCACGGTAAAGTTGCCGGTAATATTCACGCTACACAAAAAGTGCACATCCATGAGAAGGCTCAGATCTGTGGTATGGTACAATGTAAGGTTATCAAAATTGATGAGGGTGCCTTTTGTAAAATTGACGGAAGCGTTGGAAGCACGGAAAAGCTAACGGAACCTTATCGTACGGCCAATGATCCGTTTTACACCGAAAATATTGACCTGATCCGCAAAACCTTTGACGAATTGATCTCAACAGATTCTGATATACAGACAAAAGCTGAAGCGCAAAAGCAAAAGGCCACACGCTTCCGACTGAAAACCGAAGAGAAAGCATCAGAAACAACCGATTCGACCAGCAAAGAAAATGATGCAAAGAAATCCGGTAACTCATTGATTTTTTAA
- a CDS encoding aldehyde dehydrogenase family protein: MELKELDKQEQIEFVLERAHKALKDLESFSQLDVDRIVKEIAKVVHEHAESLAEDAVLETGMGNIQDKIIKNKTKSELIYHSLRYEKTVGIIEDNPVQGLLTIAEPVGIVAAIIPCTNPTVTAMSNAMFCIKTRNPIIIAPHPRAKQVTARTVKLIKEACKPLGLPSGAIQVLMDSSKEDIQTLMHNSNYILATGGSGMVKAAYSSGKPSLGVGAGNVPCVIHSSANIEQSVADIIKSKTFDNGLICASEQAVIVTQDISGKVWDAFKKQGAFVTNVREKLMLQKAAFGDDGHVLPNVIGQTAEKIARFAEITLPENTDIKLFLVPTEGIGPEYPFSSEKMSPILAFYITPDFERSIAFASRLLHFQGAGHTASIHTNDRESALQFAHQMKASRVLVNQPAATSSGGARHNRLTPTTTLGCGSWGGNITSDNITAHHLINKKRVAFRVRVPLETEHIFSDDVSDTQPTYA; this comes from the coding sequence ATGGAATTAAAAGAGTTAGACAAGCAGGAACAGATAGAATTTGTTCTCGAAAGAGCACATAAAGCCCTTAAAGACCTTGAGTCTTTTTCTCAGCTGGATGTAGACCGCATTGTTAAAGAAATTGCTAAGGTCGTTCACGAACATGCTGAATCGCTTGCTGAGGATGCTGTCCTTGAAACAGGTATGGGTAACATTCAGGATAAGATTATTAAAAACAAGACCAAGAGTGAGCTTATATATCACAGCCTGAGATACGAAAAAACCGTTGGCATCATTGAAGACAACCCTGTGCAGGGTCTACTCACGATTGCAGAACCTGTAGGAATAGTAGCTGCCATAATTCCATGCACCAATCCTACAGTTACCGCGATGAGTAACGCCATGTTCTGTATTAAAACAAGAAATCCCATCATCATCGCACCCCATCCGCGGGCTAAGCAGGTAACTGCGCGCACGGTAAAACTCATCAAAGAAGCCTGCAAACCTCTCGGCTTGCCTTCGGGTGCCATACAGGTGCTCATGGATTCCTCCAAAGAGGATATTCAGACGCTTATGCACAACTCAAACTATATTCTCGCAACAGGCGGCTCAGGCATGGTTAAAGCGGCCTACAGCAGCGGCAAGCCTTCTTTAGGCGTAGGTGCAGGAAATGTCCCTTGCGTGATTCATTCCAGCGCCAATATTGAGCAGTCGGTAGCTGATATCATCAAAAGCAAGACTTTTGATAACGGGCTGATCTGCGCAAGCGAGCAGGCAGTAATTGTTACACAGGATATCTCCGGAAAAGTTTGGGATGCGTTCAAAAAGCAGGGTGCTTTTGTTACCAATGTGCGCGAAAAACTGATGCTTCAAAAAGCTGCCTTTGGGGATGACGGTCACGTTCTGCCTAACGTCATTGGTCAGACCGCCGAAAAAATTGCCCGTTTCGCAGAGATTACGCTTCCGGAGAATACGGACATCAAGCTGTTTTTGGTTCCTACGGAAGGCATTGGACCGGAATATCCGTTTTCATCTGAAAAGATGAGCCCGATTCTGGCTTTCTACATCACGCCTGACTTTGAGCGCTCCATTGCATTTGCCAGCCGCCTGCTGCACTTTCAGGGAGCCGGACACACGGCAAGCATTCATACCAACGACCGGGAATCGGCGCTTCAGTTTGCGCATCAAATGAAAGCAAGCCGGGTGCTTGTAAATCAGCCGGCAGCTACAAGCAGCGGCGGCGCCCGCCATAACCGCTTAACACCGACCACTACACTGGGCTGTGGCAGCTGGGGCGGCAATATTACATCAGACAATATTACCGCACATCACCTGATCAATAAAAAGCGGGTAGCATTCAGAGTACGGGTTCCGCTCGAGACCGAGCACATTTTCAGTGATGATGTCTCCGATACACAACCCACCTACGCTTAA
- a CDS encoding iron-containing alcohol dehydrogenase family protein has protein sequence MRPIQTYQIPEVYARPGALSELSKLIKRFNAQRVLIVTDTGIVQSGILDVTVKALKGSHFELLIESGIQSEPSTSLVDALFARVQDFNPDVVIALGGGSPMDVAKLLAVMIRQGGDAVSYLFPDAVKTKGVPVIAIPTTAGTGSEVTPISVLTDDNDGIKKAVVARELIPEIALLDAHLSLRLPAHVTAYSGMDALTHAIEAFTSTRAHAFSDSFAREAVRLIIGNLRDAVHSGMQEESRHLMLLGSFYAGIAFTNAGVAAVHALAYPLGGLYDVPHGLANSLLLPYVMAFNKPACAAKYHELARVAGITNGQDNSSGAEVLIRFVKNLSREIGVPEGLHKLKIPGVALPGMAQSAAGIKRLMNNNPRPVSAADAEQIYRHAYGSALATT, from the coding sequence ATGCGACCCATTCAGACGTACCAAATACCGGAAGTCTATGCCCGTCCCGGCGCCCTCAGCGAACTTTCAAAACTCATCAAAAGATTCAATGCGCAGCGCGTATTAATCGTCACTGATACCGGCATTGTACAGTCGGGCATACTGGACGTGACGGTCAAAGCGCTTAAAGGAAGCCACTTTGAGCTGCTGATCGAATCCGGCATACAGTCAGAACCCTCAACATCACTTGTTGATGCGCTCTTCGCCCGTGTGCAGGATTTTAACCCTGATGTTGTGATTGCACTTGGCGGAGGCAGCCCGATGGATGTTGCCAAATTACTCGCCGTGATGATTCGCCAGGGCGGTGATGCGGTGAGTTACCTGTTTCCGGATGCCGTTAAAACCAAAGGCGTACCGGTAATAGCGATACCGACTACTGCCGGCACCGGTAGCGAAGTAACGCCTATATCGGTGCTCACAGATGACAACGATGGCATAAAAAAAGCTGTCGTTGCCCGGGAACTGATTCCGGAAATTGCGCTGCTTGACGCCCATCTGTCGCTTCGGTTGCCCGCGCATGTAACAGCTTACAGTGGGATGGATGCCCTGACACACGCCATCGAAGCCTTTACCTCTACCCGTGCACATGCGTTTTCGGACAGTTTTGCCAGGGAAGCGGTTCGGCTTATCATCGGCAATCTGCGGGATGCGGTGCACAGCGGTATGCAGGAAGAATCAAGACATCTGATGCTGTTGGGTAGTTTTTATGCTGGTATCGCTTTCACCAATGCTGGTGTTGCGGCCGTGCATGCACTTGCTTATCCGCTCGGTGGTTTGTACGACGTTCCGCACGGGCTCGCCAACAGCCTGCTTCTCCCCTATGTGATGGCCTTCAACAAACCCGCCTGTGCAGCAAAATACCACGAACTTGCACGGGTCGCAGGTATTACCAACGGGCAGGACAACAGCTCCGGAGCCGAAGTACTTATCCGGTTTGTAAAGAACCTGTCAAGGGAAATTGGCGTGCCGGAGGGTCTCCATAAATTAAAAATTCCCGGTGTCGCACTGCCGGGTATGGCGCAGTCTGCTGCCGGAATAAAGCGGCTTATGAACAATAACCCCAGGCCGGTTTCCGCAGCGGATGCCGAACAGATTTACAGACACGCATACGGAAGTGCGCTTGCAACGACCTGA
- a CDS encoding FIST signal transduction protein — protein MNMQATYFPNWSESQKAAELINSDQTSKCALILISDAHRNEKDQFQAFFDVIEKPFFGGFFPGLIADASRREQGFIVIPIDQDVYTSVVPFGITESEYDEMIDKMSERAGTEIQSVFYFVDAMGSGKPDSIAYLYNYFGIGVNYIGGGAGSLSFESFPCLFNQDGMYSNAALLGLTSLPLSIGVEHGWKPISEPMKVTKATGNMLEELEWKPAFEVYRELVEQHSGEKFTDDNFFDIAKSYPFGMVKIDSEMVIRDPIQIAGKHIHVVDEVPEGEYVSLMHGNMDSLLEGARAARDKSVEESAGKDQGRKPFRFSIDCISRSLFMGDEFDKELQIIAGDDTVFGALTIGEIANSGELFLEIYNKTAVVCNW, from the coding sequence ATGAATATGCAAGCCACTTATTTTCCCAATTGGTCTGAATCTCAGAAAGCTGCCGAACTTATTAACTCAGATCAAACAAGCAAATGTGCCCTGATATTGATATCAGACGCCCATCGTAATGAGAAAGATCAGTTTCAGGCTTTTTTTGATGTAATCGAAAAGCCCTTTTTTGGAGGTTTTTTCCCGGGTCTCATCGCGGATGCATCGCGCAGGGAACAGGGGTTCATCGTCATTCCAATAGATCAGGACGTTTACACCAGTGTTGTGCCGTTTGGTATCACTGAATCGGAATATGATGAGATGATTGACAAAATGTCCGAAAGGGCAGGTACGGAGATTCAGTCTGTGTTTTATTTTGTTGATGCGATGGGAAGCGGGAAACCGGATAGCATAGCTTACTTATATAACTACTTTGGAATTGGGGTGAACTATATTGGCGGGGGAGCAGGATCTCTCAGCTTCGAATCGTTTCCCTGTCTGTTTAATCAGGATGGGATGTACAGCAATGCAGCACTGTTAGGCCTGACAAGTCTGCCGCTTTCCATAGGTGTTGAGCACGGGTGGAAGCCCATTTCGGAACCCATGAAAGTAACCAAAGCCACGGGCAACATGCTTGAGGAGCTGGAGTGGAAACCGGCATTTGAAGTTTACCGGGAACTTGTTGAGCAGCATTCCGGAGAGAAATTCACCGATGATAATTTTTTCGATATCGCAAAATCCTATCCGTTCGGCATGGTCAAAATTGACTCCGAAATGGTAATCAGAGATCCCATTCAGATTGCCGGAAAGCATATTCACGTTGTTGATGAAGTGCCCGAAGGCGAGTACGTAAGTCTGATGCACGGAAATATGGACTCACTGCTGGAGGGCGCTCGCGCAGCCCGCGACAAGTCGGTGGAGGAATCGGCCGGAAAAGATCAGGGCCGTAAACCGTTCAGATTCAGCATTGACTGCATTTCGCGCTCTTTGTTTATGGGGGATGAGTTTGATAAAGAGCTGCAGATTATTGCCGGTGATGATACAGTCTTTGGCGCGCTCACCATAGGCGAAATAGCAAACAGCGGTGAGCTATTCCTGGAGATTTACAACAAGACCGCAGTCGTCTGCAACTGGTAA